From Alloacidobacterium dinghuense:
CATACAACCCAACCACAGCAGGGAAAGGCGGTTTGATGCGCGGAACGCCGCGTTTCCCTTCAAGCGACTCCATCAGGGCCGACTCTTCGCCGACCTCATAGGCACCTGCGCCTGTCTGCGTGATGATGTCAAAGTCGATTCCCGAGCCGAAAATGTCCTTGCCGAGAAAGCCCTTCGCGTAGGCGTCGGCGACAGCCTTCTCCATGATCTTCAGCAGGTAACGGTATTCGCCGCGCAGATAGATGAAGCCCAGCTTGGAACCGATCGCGAGTCCGGCGATCATCGTCCCTTCAATCATCGCGTGGGGATCGTGCAGGAAGATCAGGTGGTCTTTACAGGTTGCCGGCTCGCTCTCGTCGCCGTTGACCAGCACGTACTTCGGCCGATCTGATTGCTTGGGCACGAACGACCACTTCAAGCCCGTTGGAAAGCCGGCGCCGCCGCGGCCACGCAAACCGGAGACTTTCATCTCATTGATGATCCAGTCAGCGCCCTTCTCAATGGCAAGCTTCACCGCCTTGTAGCCATCCAGCTCGATGTATTTGTCGATGTCGGTAGCGCCCTTGCCAAAGCGGCGGGAGATGATCCTTACCTCATCGGGATGGGAGACGAGTCTTGGCATTTATACGGTCTCCTTTCCACGGCCCGCTTTGTAATCCTCGAGAATCTGGTCCATCTTGTCTGGTGTCAGCTCGTCATAGAAGTCGTAATTGATTTGGATCGCTGGAGCCCAGCAACATGCGCCGATGCACTCGACCTCTTCCAGAGAGAACAGGCCGTCCGACGTGGTTCCCTTATGCTCGATACCGAGCCTCTTCTTGCAATGTTCGAGGATGCCATAGCCATCGCGCAGCATGCAGGAGATGTTGGTGCAAACCTGCACGTTGTACTTGCCGATTGGCTTCGTCCGCAGCATTGAGTAATAAGTCAGCACGTTGCGTACATCGAGTTCGGTGATTCCGACGCGCTGTGCTACCTCGGCAACGACGGCATCCGAAATGTAGCCCACCTCGTCCTGCGCATAAAGCAGCATAGGCACAAGCGCCGAGCGCTTCACCGGATACAACGCCACCAAACGGTCGAAACGAGCCGCCGTGGCCGGTGAAAAAATCGTGGTTTGAGGTGTACTCATTCTTTGATCCCCATCCGATAAATCCTGTTACAGCTAATCCTGATCAAAAACCTTCGCGGTAAACGCTTCGGCCGCGATCTCCATCTCGACTGCGCTTCGGCGGTCGCTGAATGTCACCAGGCTGTCCGCCCCGATGCGAAACCCGCCGCCACTCAACCGCCGCTCCGGGCCAGGCTCGTCGTCGTACATTGCCCATTCACCTTTCCCGGTCTGCACGTCAAAGTCAACGACCAGAATCCTGTTTTGTTCGCGGACGGTGAGGCGACCATCTTCGCCTTCATCGACGAAAGCGCGGCCTTCAATTCGGCCCAGATCATGCGCCGCTATATACGAGCGGACAAGGGAAACAAATGA
This genomic window contains:
- the nuoE gene encoding complex I 24 kDa subunit family protein, yielding MSTPQTTIFSPATAARFDRLVALYPVKRSALVPMLLYAQDEVGYISDAVVAEVAQRVGITELDVRNVLTYYSMLRTKPIGKYNVQVCTNISCMLRDGYGILEHCKKRLGIEHKGTTSDGLFSLEEVECIGACCWAPAIQINYDFYDELTPDKMDQILEDYKAGRGKETV